A genomic stretch from Geitlerinema sp. PCC 9228 includes:
- a CDS encoding helix-turn-helix domain-containing protein — protein sequence MSGVPKIEITESSETLQKLMKQQKTVLNFVKVQALYLLQSQVVDTVRTLAVIVGRNEATVHRWLRLYREGGLEALLEEKKPSGRPPKIDAETKKKIREEIRYPERFSSYKEIQLWLKEVHGIDLNYKTLYHILHQ from the coding sequence ATGTCAGGCGTTCCGAAAATTGAAATTACGGAATCCTCAGAAACCCTGCAAAAACTAATGAAGCAACAAAAAACGGTCCTCAACTTTGTGAAAGTACAAGCTCTCTACCTTCTCCAAAGTCAGGTGGTGGATACGGTGCGTACTTTGGCGGTAATTGTCGGACGAAATGAAGCCACCGTTCATCGCTGGTTGCGTTTGTATAGAGAAGGAGGATTGGAAGCACTTTTGGAAGAGAAAAAGCCCTCGGGAAGACCCCCGAAAATTGATGCGGAAACCAAGAAAAAAATTCGAGAGGAAATTCGCTATCCAGAAAGATTTTCCAGCTATAAAGAAATTCAGCTTTGGCTAAAAGAAGTTCACGGAATCGACCTGAACTATAAAACGCTTTATCATATTCTTCATCAGTAA
- a CDS encoding tetratricopeptide repeat protein, producing MNEELEKIAAALQRQDYRQAAQLLKPLTKSSPENPWVQLYVGQIYEASNKAKAAEKLYRQLLRSTSNAKILSQARQGLSRLERQEKQALENAIAQAKTRPGSDQLGVLILEPIAKEKKADAAKYLARLTDTDPYTARLQLPTRSWRLYRTGNMAELQVYSRQMRQGGIANFCTSTADIQQLHTFRVSYFQQLTPQPAVVCHDQNNQLGVISFQWSEVRAIVEGLLPLFIDSFDFDPRRPRAEQVRYKTKTHDYTCVCDLHLPQRQSILRFCDSSYNFHEGYSFAQQPNPTETSLQMTNRPKWNQLREVLASHLSQVPIWSLFSPFAETAVADFPELLSRLPFYMDISRKYPSAWDPAFQLYSGLVFCQQFPISSDS from the coding sequence ATGAATGAGGAATTAGAAAAAATTGCTGCCGCCTTGCAACGGCAAGATTATCGCCAGGCAGCTCAATTGCTCAAACCGCTGACCAAGTCATCCCCGGAAAATCCTTGGGTGCAGTTGTATGTGGGACAAATTTACGAAGCGAGCAATAAAGCCAAAGCGGCGGAAAAGCTCTATCGGCAACTGCTGCGTAGCACGTCCAATGCTAAAATTTTATCCCAAGCCAGACAGGGATTGTCTCGTCTCGAACGGCAGGAAAAACAAGCTCTGGAAAATGCGATCGCGCAAGCCAAAACCCGACCCGGTAGCGACCAACTAGGCGTTTTAATTCTCGAACCAATAGCCAAAGAGAAAAAAGCCGACGCTGCCAAATATTTGGCACGTCTGACCGACACCGACCCCTACACAGCCAGATTGCAACTTCCTACCCGTAGCTGGCGGTTATATCGTACTGGCAACATGGCAGAACTCCAAGTGTACAGCCGCCAAATGCGGCAGGGAGGGATTGCCAATTTTTGTACCTCCACCGCAGACATTCAGCAACTGCATACATTTCGTGTCAGCTATTTTCAGCAACTGACCCCCCAACCCGCGGTAGTTTGTCACGACCAAAACAACCAACTCGGTGTAATTTCCTTCCAGTGGTCGGAAGTTCGTGCAATCGTCGAAGGTCTGCTACCTCTATTCATAGATAGCTTCGACTTCGACCCCCGCCGACCCCGCGCGGAACAAGTACGCTACAAAACCAAAACCCACGATTATACTTGCGTGTGCGACCTCCACCTACCGCAACGCCAAAGCATTCTTCGGTTTTGCGACAGCAGCTACAACTTTCATGAAGGCTACAGTTTTGCCCAGCAGCCAAATCCTACAGAAACCTCCTTGCAAATGACCAATCGACCGAAATGGAACCAACTTCGAGAGGTCCTTGCCAGTCACTTATCTCAAGTTCCAATTTGGTCTTTGTTTTCCCCCTTTGCGGAAACAGCGGTGGCAGACTTTCCCGAATTGCTTTCTCGTCTGCCGTTTTATATGGATATTTCTCGCAAGTATCCCAGTGCTTGGGATCCAGCTTTTCAACTGTACAGTGGATTGGTGTTCTGCCAGCAGTTTCCCATTTCTTCAGATTCTTAG
- a CDS encoding MFS transporter produces MTVFQQLQPQVRRNLLALFAAGLLFWSSLASLLPTLPLYVQDIGGTDRQVGWVMGAFAIGLLLTRNYLGKVSDRRGRKLVLLIGSAVVALAPVLYLLVATVPLLMAVRAFHGISIAAFTIGYSTLVTDLSPPQHRGELIGYMSLVQPLGVAIGPAMGGFLQESFGHAPLFVVSAVIGAVAWFCATLIGKSPSPESKPKDEPGNSQSTSELTPKLSMWQLLFSPRVRVPALVMLFIGLVFGSLASFLPLYIKDTDVALNPGWFYTAAAIASFSLRFFVGKASDRLGRGLFITLSLCSYIISMQLLSHANTPIAFLIAGVLEGSGAGVLIPMTIALMGDRSAAGERGRVFSLSIGGFDLGIAIAGPVLGMVAESFGYRALFSLSGIFASIALAIFVLLNNKDISHSLRFATGRGPDLHAVRSGNS; encoded by the coding sequence GTGACCGTCTTTCAACAGCTACAGCCACAGGTACGTCGCAATTTACTGGCACTGTTTGCTGCCGGTTTGTTGTTTTGGTCGAGTTTGGCTTCTTTGTTGCCCACCCTGCCCCTGTACGTACAGGATATCGGTGGCACCGATCGACAAGTGGGATGGGTAATGGGGGCATTTGCCATTGGCTTGCTGCTAACCCGCAACTACCTGGGCAAAGTTTCCGATCGCAGGGGTCGCAAGCTGGTGCTGTTGATTGGTTCGGCGGTGGTTGCCCTAGCCCCAGTGCTGTATTTGCTGGTAGCTACAGTGCCTTTACTGATGGCAGTGCGCGCTTTCCACGGCATTAGTATTGCTGCTTTTACCATCGGCTACAGTACCCTGGTTACGGATCTGTCACCTCCCCAACATCGCGGTGAGTTAATTGGATACATGAGTTTGGTGCAGCCGTTGGGGGTTGCCATCGGACCGGCGATGGGTGGTTTCCTGCAAGAGTCTTTTGGCCACGCCCCGTTGTTTGTGGTTTCCGCAGTAATTGGGGCAGTGGCTTGGTTTTGCGCTACTTTAATTGGCAAATCTCCTTCTCCAGAATCGAAACCAAAAGACGAACCAGGGAATAGCCAAAGTACCTCCGAGTTGACTCCGAAACTGTCCATGTGGCAGCTTTTGTTCAGTCCCCGGGTGCGCGTACCGGCGTTGGTGATGCTGTTTATTGGTTTGGTTTTTGGTTCCCTGGCTAGCTTTTTGCCTTTGTATATTAAAGATACTGATGTTGCTCTCAATCCCGGTTGGTTTTATACCGCCGCTGCGATTGCGAGTTTTAGCTTGCGCTTTTTTGTGGGGAAAGCCAGCGATCGCTTGGGACGGGGATTGTTTATCACTCTCAGTCTCTGTTCCTATATCATCAGCATGCAACTGTTAAGCCACGCCAACACTCCGATTGCTTTCTTGATTGCTGGTGTTCTAGAAGGTTCGGGTGCTGGGGTGTTGATTCCCATGACCATTGCTTTGATGGGCGATCGCTCTGCTGCTGGCGAACGGGGACGCGTGTTTTCTTTAAGCATCGGCGGCTTTGACCTGGGGATCGCGATCGCCGGACCAGTTCTGGGCATGGTTGCCGAAAGCTTTGGCTATCGGGCCTTGTTTTCCCTTTCCGGTATCTTCGCTAGCATTGCGTTGGCAATCTTTGTGCTGCTGAACAACAAAGATATTTCCCACTCTTTACGCTTTGCCACCGGTCGCGGTCCAGATTTGCACGCCGTTCGTTCTGGCAATTCCTAA
- the tgt gene encoding tRNA guanosine(34) transglycosylase Tgt — protein MPPLSPATFSFHCQTRCSKTYARAGVFTTPHGIVETPRFMPVGTLATVKTVTPEQLRATGAQMVLANTYHLHLQPGEDIVAAAGGLHKFMNWQGPILTDSGGFQVFSLSEIRTINEAGVTFKSPKDGRLISMTPETSIQIQNQLGADVVMAFDECPPYPASEEAIVTATDRTYRWLQRCIDAHQREDQALFGIVQGGVYPELRQQAIRDLAKLDLPGYAIGGVSVGEPPELISQIVRLSAPYLPESKPRYLMGVGTYREMAQAIASGIDLFDCVIPTRLARHGAALVQGERWHLKNACFREDFTSLDATCSCYTCQNFSRAYLCHLVRSREMLAYTLLSIHNISELIRFTQDIRRAILEDRLSETFAHWLN, from the coding sequence TTGCCGCCCTTGAGTCCAGCCACTTTTTCCTTCCACTGCCAAACTCGGTGTAGCAAAACCTACGCCAGAGCCGGCGTTTTCACTACGCCACACGGAATTGTCGAAACCCCCCGATTCATGCCAGTTGGCACCCTGGCAACGGTAAAAACCGTCACCCCCGAACAATTGCGGGCAACCGGTGCCCAAATGGTTTTAGCCAATACCTATCACCTCCACCTGCAACCGGGGGAAGACATTGTGGCTGCCGCTGGTGGCTTGCATAAATTCATGAACTGGCAGGGTCCCATTTTGACGGACTCTGGCGGTTTTCAAGTGTTTAGCTTGAGCGAAATTCGCACCATCAACGAAGCAGGGGTCACCTTTAAATCCCCCAAAGACGGGCGCTTAATTTCCATGACCCCGGAAACTTCCATCCAAATTCAAAACCAACTGGGGGCAGATGTGGTGATGGCGTTCGACGAATGTCCGCCCTATCCCGCCAGCGAGGAAGCTATTGTTACCGCCACCGATCGCACTTATCGGTGGTTGCAGCGATGCATCGACGCCCACCAACGGGAAGACCAAGCCTTGTTTGGTATTGTGCAGGGGGGTGTATATCCCGAACTGCGCCAGCAAGCTATACGTGATTTAGCCAAATTGGACTTGCCCGGTTATGCCATCGGTGGGGTTAGCGTGGGGGAACCGCCGGAACTCATTAGCCAGATTGTGCGGTTGAGCGCGCCCTATTTACCCGAGAGCAAACCCCGCTATTTAATGGGGGTAGGTACCTATCGAGAAATGGCCCAAGCGATCGCTTCTGGGATTGATTTGTTTGACTGCGTTATCCCCACCCGACTGGCGCGCCACGGTGCGGCTTTGGTGCAAGGAGAGCGCTGGCATTTAAAAAACGCCTGTTTTCGCGAAGACTTTACGTCCCTAGATGCCACCTGTTCTTGCTATACCTGTCAAAATTTTAGTCGTGCCTATTTGTGCCATTTGGTACGTTCTCGGGAAATGCTCGCCTATACCCTGCTATCGATACACAACATTAGCGAACTCATTCGATTTACCCAGGATATCCGCCGAGCGATTTTGGAAGACCGACTGTCGGAAACCTTTGCCCACTGGTTGAACTAA
- the rsmA gene encoding 16S rRNA (adenine(1518)-N(6)/adenine(1519)-N(6))-dimethyltransferase RsmA encodes MSDRSLKHQPRKRFAQHWLRDGTILDEIVAAAQLSPADFVLEIGPGTGWLTRRLLEAAGSVVAVEIDWDLYADLQKKLGDREHLILLSSDILSLDWQQLQHTYGWEQQPNKVVANIPYNITGPILEKLLGTIAQPVTPAFDTLVLLVQKEVAERLQASPGSKTFGALSVRVQYLADCQWVTSVPARYFTPPPKVDSAVVRLHPRRWQVSAENPRLLETLVKLGFANKRKMLRNNLKSCLSRDRLSQFLQQLQANPQCRAEDLGVEEWVALSNWVAAASDRRDEG; translated from the coding sequence ATGAGCGATCGCTCCCTCAAGCACCAGCCGCGCAAACGATTTGCCCAGCATTGGCTGCGCGATGGCACGATCTTGGACGAAATCGTGGCAGCGGCGCAACTGTCACCGGCAGATTTTGTGTTGGAAATTGGTCCGGGAACGGGTTGGCTGACCCGGCGGTTGCTGGAAGCTGCGGGTTCGGTGGTGGCGGTGGAAATTGACTGGGATTTGTATGCTGATTTGCAGAAAAAATTGGGCGATCGCGAGCATCTGATTTTGCTGTCCTCGGATATCCTATCGTTGGATTGGCAACAGTTGCAGCATACCTATGGTTGGGAACAACAGCCCAATAAGGTGGTGGCGAATATTCCCTACAATATTACCGGTCCGATTCTGGAGAAGTTGCTGGGGACGATTGCCCAACCGGTAACGCCGGCGTTCGATACGTTGGTTTTGTTGGTGCAGAAGGAAGTGGCCGAACGGTTGCAGGCATCACCGGGGTCGAAGACGTTTGGGGCGCTTTCGGTGCGGGTGCAGTATTTGGCGGATTGTCAGTGGGTAACGTCGGTGCCAGCCCGCTATTTTACACCGCCGCCCAAGGTGGATTCGGCGGTGGTGCGGTTGCATCCTCGCCGTTGGCAAGTTTCTGCTGAAAATCCGCGTTTGTTGGAAACTCTGGTAAAATTAGGTTTTGCCAACAAGCGCAAAATGCTGCGCAACAATTTAAAATCCTGTTTGAGCCGCGATCGCTTGAGCCAATTTTTGCAACAATTACAAGCCAACCCTCAATGTCGGGCGGAAGACCTGGGTGTAGAGGAGTGGGTGGCTTTGAGCAATTGGGTGGCCGCCGCAAGCGATCGCCGCGATGAGGGGTAA
- the ispE gene encoding 4-(cytidine 5'-diphospho)-2-C-methyl-D-erythritol kinase — protein MRACSFLAPAKINLYLEIVGEDIASNGQYHELVMVMQTIDLCDRVSLNLNGLETFHLTCHHPQVPNDSSNLAYRAADLMRAEFPDSWAQYGGVNITIDKYIPVAAGLAGGSSNAAAVLVGLNTLWNLGLTQPELQGLGSKLGADVPFCIVGGTVLATGRGDCLSPLPDLEDFYVVLAKHKSVSVSTGWAYQTYRQQFGSTYPQDALTLAERRQRFHSGEMVAAIGTRDREKIAQQLHNDLEKVVLPAYPQVQALREAFVAAGALGTLMSGSGPTVFGLCLSLEDAQVLQENVKASVGESDIKFCIAKLTSTGIDWQNYERF, from the coding sequence ATGCGTGCTTGTTCTTTTTTAGCACCGGCCAAAATTAATCTCTATTTGGAAATTGTGGGGGAGGATATCGCCAGCAACGGGCAGTACCACGAACTGGTGATGGTGATGCAGACCATCGATTTATGCGATCGCGTTTCCCTCAATCTCAATGGTTTGGAAACGTTCCACCTAACTTGCCACCATCCCCAAGTTCCCAACGACAGCAGCAATCTGGCCTATCGTGCTGCCGATTTGATGCGTGCGGAATTTCCCGACAGTTGGGCGCAATACGGCGGGGTCAATATAACCATCGACAAGTACATTCCCGTGGCAGCCGGTCTGGCAGGCGGTTCTAGCAATGCAGCAGCGGTGTTGGTGGGGCTGAATACGTTGTGGAATTTGGGATTGACTCAACCGGAATTGCAGGGGTTAGGAAGTAAGCTCGGTGCTGACGTTCCTTTTTGCATCGTTGGGGGAACCGTGTTGGCTACTGGTCGCGGAGACTGCCTTTCTCCGTTGCCGGACTTGGAGGATTTTTATGTGGTGCTAGCCAAGCATAAATCGGTTAGCGTGTCAACCGGTTGGGCGTACCAAACCTACCGCCAGCAGTTTGGCAGTACTTATCCTCAGGATGCGCTAACTTTGGCAGAACGCCGGCAGCGATTCCATTCCGGGGAAATGGTAGCGGCTATTGGAACACGCGATCGCGAAAAAATTGCCCAGCAGTTGCATAACGATCTGGAAAAAGTGGTGTTGCCAGCTTACCCGCAGGTACAGGCTTTGCGGGAGGCTTTTGTTGCGGCGGGGGCATTGGGGACGCTAATGTCCGGATCGGGACCCACCGTGTTTGGTTTATGCCTTTCCCTTGAAGATGCCCAGGTATTGCAGGAAAATGTGAAAGCAAGTGTCGGGGAGAGCGATATCAAATTTTGTATCGCCAAATTGACCAGTACGGGAATCGATTGGCAAAACTATGAGCGATTTTAA
- a CDS encoding DUF3082 domain-containing protein, with translation MSDFNQETNPEKASERLPAWWQCVLGAFISGGIATAAYALTAAIAQTYAEKPIDTTNATATSIGSAVRTLVVGVAGLATFVFAFATLGLLALALQRIVQQRQQSSS, from the coding sequence ATGAGCGATTTTAACCAAGAAACCAACCCAGAAAAAGCAAGCGAGCGGCTACCGGCTTGGTGGCAGTGCGTTTTGGGGGCGTTTATATCGGGGGGGATTGCTACGGCCGCTTATGCTTTGACCGCCGCGATCGCACAAACCTATGCCGAAAAACCCATCGATACAACCAACGCCACCGCCACCAGCATTGGTTCGGCGGTCCGTACCTTGGTCGTGGGTGTGGCAGGATTGGCTACGTTTGTATTTGCATTTGCTACCTTGGGGTTGCTGGCTTTGGCCTTGCAGCGTATTGTTCAGCAACGACAGCAATCTTCTTCTTAA
- the rpsJ gene encoding 30S ribosomal protein S10, producing the protein MAILKQQKIRIRLKAFDRRLLDTSCEKIVDTANRTNATAIGPIPLPTKKKVYCLLRSPHINKDSREHFEVRTHNRIIDIYQPSSKTVDALMKLDLPSGVDIEVKL; encoded by the coding sequence ATGGCTATTCTCAAGCAGCAGAAAATTCGGATTCGCCTGAAAGCATTCGATCGCAGATTGCTCGATACCTCCTGCGAGAAAATTGTGGATACGGCCAATCGCACCAACGCTACGGCGATTGGACCCATTCCCCTCCCCACCAAGAAAAAGGTATATTGTCTCCTGCGCTCTCCTCACATCAACAAGGATTCCCGGGAGCATTTTGAAGTGCGCACCCACAATCGGATTATCGATATTTACCAACCCTCTTCCAAGACCGTCGATGCTTTGATGAAGCTCGACTTGCCTTCGGGTGTGGATATTGAAGTGAAATTATAA
- the tuf gene encoding elongation factor Tu, whose protein sequence is MARAKFERTKDHVNIGTIGHVDHGKTTLTAAITLTLSSSGRAQARNYEDIDAAPEEKARGITINTAHVEYETDNRHYAHVDCPGHADYVKNMITGAAQMDGAVLVVSAADGPMPQTREHILLARQVGVPNIVVFLNKQDQVDDEELLELVELEVRELLSEYDFDGDNIPIISGSALMATNALVDNPEITRGDNKWVDKIYDLMDAVDENIPTPERDVDKPFLMAVEDVFSITGRGTVATGRIERGAVKVGDQVELVGINETRSTTVTGVEMFQKTLDQGMAGDNVGLLLRGLQKDDVERGMVLAKPGSITPHTQFEAEVYVLKKEEGGRHTPFFQNYRPQFYVRTTDVTGTITAFTSDDGSAAEMVMPGDRVKMTVELIKPIAVEQGMRFAIREGGRTVGAGVVSKILQ, encoded by the coding sequence ATGGCACGCGCAAAATTTGAACGGACCAAAGACCACGTAAACATAGGAACCATTGGTCACGTAGACCACGGCAAAACCACACTCACAGCCGCAATCACCCTCACCCTCTCCAGCAGCGGTCGCGCGCAAGCTCGCAATTACGAGGATATTGACGCTGCGCCAGAGGAAAAGGCTCGCGGCATTACCATCAACACCGCTCACGTAGAATACGAAACCGACAACCGCCACTACGCCCACGTGGACTGTCCCGGACACGCCGACTACGTGAAAAATATGATCACCGGTGCCGCACAAATGGATGGTGCTGTTCTGGTGGTTTCCGCGGCTGACGGTCCCATGCCCCAAACCCGGGAGCACATTCTGTTGGCGCGTCAGGTGGGCGTTCCCAACATTGTCGTCTTTTTGAACAAGCAAGACCAAGTAGACGACGAAGAATTGCTCGAACTGGTGGAATTAGAGGTGCGGGAACTGTTGAGCGAATATGATTTTGATGGCGACAACATTCCCATCATCAGCGGTTCCGCTCTCATGGCCACCAACGCTTTGGTGGACAATCCCGAAATTACCCGCGGCGATAACAAGTGGGTTGATAAAATCTACGACCTTATGGATGCTGTGGACGAGAACATTCCTACCCCCGAGCGGGATGTGGACAAGCCTTTCTTGATGGCGGTGGAAGACGTGTTCTCGATTACCGGTCGCGGTACGGTGGCTACCGGTCGTATCGAGCGCGGTGCCGTCAAAGTGGGCGACCAAGTAGAACTGGTGGGCATCAACGAAACCCGCAGCACCACGGTCACCGGCGTGGAAATGTTCCAGAAAACCTTGGACCAAGGGATGGCTGGCGACAACGTGGGGTTGCTGCTACGCGGTTTGCAAAAAGACGATGTGGAACGGGGCATGGTGCTGGCCAAACCCGGTTCTATTACCCCGCACACGCAGTTTGAAGCGGAAGTGTACGTTTTGAAAAAAGAAGAAGGCGGCCGCCATACGCCCTTTTTCCAAAACTACCGCCCTCAGTTCTACGTGCGTACCACGGATGTTACTGGTACGATTACAGCCTTCACCAGCGACGATGGCAGTGCTGCAGAAATGGTTATGCCCGGCGATCGCGTTAAAATGACGGTAGAACTGATCAAGCCGATTGCTGTGGAACAAGGAATGCGTTTCGCCATTCGCGAAGGCGGTCGCACCGTGGGTGCCGGCGTCGTCTCCAAAATCCTGCAGTAG
- the fusA gene encoding elongation factor G encodes MARSIPLERVRNIGIAAHIDAGKTTTTERILFYSGIVHKIGEVHDGNTVTDWMSQERERGITITAAAISSFWRDHQINIIDTPGHVDFTIEVERSMRVLDGVIAVFCSVGGVQPQSETVWRQADRYQVPRMAFINKMDRTGANFYKVYEQICDRLRANAVPIQLPIGAENEFSGVIDLVTMRARIYTNDLGTNMLDEEIPDHMRELAEEYRAKMIEAVAETDDALTEKYLEGEEFTQEEIQQALRQGTIDGSIVPVLCGSAFKNRGVQLLLDAVVDYLPAPTQVPAIQGYLPDGEMAERHADDEEPLAALAFKVQADPYGRLTFLRVYSGVLQKGTYVYNATKGKKERVSRLIVLKADERIEVEELRAGELGAVVGMKETTTGDTISDEKAPIVLESMFIPEPVISVAVEPKTKQDMDKMAKALQALSEEDPTFRVSTDPETNQTVIAGMGELHLEVLVDRMLREFKVEANVGAPQVAYRETIRKPIRTEGKFIRQSGGKGQYGHVIAEIEPAEKGTGFEFVSKIVGGVIPKEYIPSVEEGMKETCESGILAGFPMIDVKVTLVDGSFHEVDSSEMAFKIAGSMAMKDGAMKAEPVLLEPVMQVNVEVPEDFLGDVIGDLNSRRGQVEGMNTEEGVAKINAKVPLAEMFGYATDIRSNTQGRGLFSMEFDSYGEVPRSVAEPIITKYKGSE; translated from the coding sequence GTGGCACGGAGTATCCCGCTCGAAAGAGTCCGCAATATAGGTATTGCAGCTCACATAGATGCCGGCAAAACCACCACCACCGAACGGATCCTATTCTATTCTGGGATCGTTCACAAAATTGGGGAAGTCCACGATGGCAACACGGTAACTGACTGGATGTCTCAGGAGCGAGAGCGGGGTATTACCATTACAGCCGCCGCTATCAGCAGCTTCTGGAGAGACCACCAGATTAACATTATCGACACCCCCGGTCACGTGGACTTTACCATCGAAGTGGAACGGTCCATGCGTGTGCTCGACGGGGTCATTGCCGTATTCTGTTCGGTAGGCGGCGTCCAACCCCAATCGGAAACCGTTTGGCGTCAAGCCGATCGCTACCAGGTACCGCGCATGGCCTTTATCAACAAAATGGACCGTACCGGTGCCAACTTCTACAAAGTCTACGAGCAGATTTGCGATCGCTTGCGTGCCAACGCCGTTCCCATCCAACTGCCCATTGGTGCGGAAAACGAATTCAGCGGCGTCATCGACCTAGTAACCATGCGCGCCCGCATCTACACCAACGACTTGGGCACCAACATGTTGGATGAAGAAATTCCCGACCACATGCGGGAGCTGGCCGAGGAATACCGCGCCAAAATGATCGAAGCAGTCGCGGAAACCGACGACGCCCTCACCGAAAAATACCTAGAAGGGGAAGAATTCACCCAAGAAGAAATCCAACAGGCCCTGCGCCAGGGAACCATTGACGGCAGCATCGTTCCCGTTCTGTGCGGTTCGGCGTTTAAAAACCGCGGCGTCCAGCTTCTGCTCGATGCTGTAGTAGATTACCTACCCGCCCCCACCCAGGTACCAGCCATTCAAGGGTACCTCCCCGACGGCGAAATGGCCGAACGCCACGCCGACGACGAAGAGCCCTTGGCAGCATTGGCCTTCAAAGTCCAAGCCGATCCCTACGGACGCCTCACCTTTCTGCGGGTTTACTCGGGAGTCCTGCAAAAAGGCACTTACGTGTACAACGCCACCAAAGGCAAAAAAGAACGGGTTTCCCGCCTGATCGTGCTCAAAGCCGACGAGCGGATCGAAGTGGAAGAACTGCGTGCCGGCGAACTGGGCGCTGTAGTCGGCATGAAGGAAACCACCACCGGGGATACTATTAGCGACGAAAAAGCACCCATCGTGCTGGAGTCCATGTTCATTCCCGAACCCGTGATCTCGGTAGCGGTGGAACCCAAAACCAAGCAGGACATGGACAAAATGGCCAAAGCCCTGCAAGCGCTCTCGGAAGAAGACCCCACCTTCCGCGTCTCCACCGATCCGGAAACCAACCAAACCGTGATTGCCGGCATGGGCGAATTGCACCTAGAGGTGCTGGTGGACCGGATGCTGCGGGAGTTTAAGGTAGAAGCCAACGTAGGCGCTCCCCAGGTTGCTTACCGGGAAACCATCCGCAAACCCATACGCACCGAAGGCAAATTCATCCGTCAAAGCGGCGGTAAAGGGCAGTACGGTCACGTAATTGCGGAAATCGAACCAGCGGAAAAAGGCACCGGGTTTGAGTTTGTTTCCAAAATTGTCGGTGGTGTCATTCCCAAGGAATACATTCCTTCCGTAGAAGAAGGAATGAAAGAAACCTGTGAATCGGGTATTCTGGCTGGGTTCCCCATGATCGACGTGAAAGTCACCTTGGTGGATGGTTCTTTCCACGAAGTAGACTCTTCGGAAATGGCCTTCAAAATTGCTGGTTCCATGGCCATGAAAGACGGTGCCATGAAAGCAGAACCCGTCTTGCTGGAACCAGTCATGCAAGTCAACGTGGAAGTACCGGAAGACTTTCTCGGCGATGTAATTGGAGATTTGAACTCCCGTCGCGGTCAAGTAGAAGGCATGAATACCGAAGAAGGGGTGGCCAAAATCAACGCGAAAGTGCCCCTGGCGGAAATGTTTGGGTACGCCACCGATATTCGCTCCAACACCCAAGGACGAGGTCTGTTTTCCATGGAATTTGACAGTTATGGAGAAGTTCCTCGTAGCGTTGCCGAACCCATTATTACTAAGTACAAAGGGAGCGAATAG
- the rpsG gene encoding 30S ribosomal protein S7: MSRRSGSQKRPIYPDPVYNSRLVSMLVLWVMRDGKKSLALRIVYNAFKIVEERTGSDPLEVFERAVKNVTPLVEVRARRVGGATYQVPVEVRPERGTTVALRWIVRFSRQRGGKSMAGKLASELMDAANEAGSAVRRREETHRMAEANKAFAHYRY, from the coding sequence ATGTCTCGTCGTAGTGGAAGTCAAAAGCGTCCGATTTACCCAGACCCAGTATACAACAGCCGTTTGGTTAGTATGCTGGTTTTGTGGGTCATGCGGGATGGAAAAAAATCCCTAGCGCTGAGAATTGTTTACAATGCTTTTAAGATCGTAGAGGAACGCACTGGTAGCGATCCTTTAGAGGTATTTGAAAGAGCGGTGAAGAATGTCACGCCGTTGGTAGAAGTGAGAGCACGGCGTGTCGGGGGAGCTACCTATCAAGTTCCCGTGGAAGTACGCCCCGAACGGGGAACCACCGTAGCCTTGCGCTGGATCGTGCGTTTCTCCCGGCAACGGGGTGGAAAAAGCATGGCTGGCAAGCTAGCATCCGAGTTAATGGATGCGGCTAACGAAGCGGGAAGTGCCGTTCGCCGGCGGGAGGAGACTCACCGCATGGCAGAAGCCAACAAAGCCTTTGCCCACTATCGCTACTAG
- the rpsL gene encoding 30S ribosomal protein S12, translating into MPTIQQLIRNERQKLKEPTKSPALKSCPQRRGVCTRVYTTTPKKPNSALRKVARVRLTSGFEVTAYIPGIGHNLQEHSVVLIRGGRVKDLPGVRYHIVRGTLDAAGVKDRRQGRSKYGAKRPKK; encoded by the coding sequence ATGCCAACCATTCAGCAACTCATTCGCAACGAGCGTCAAAAGCTCAAAGAACCAACCAAATCTCCCGCTTTAAAATCCTGTCCGCAAAGACGGGGGGTATGTACCCGCGTTTATACGACCACCCCGAAAAAACCCAACTCGGCTCTGCGCAAAGTAGCCCGGGTGCGTTTGACTTCTGGTTTTGAAGTAACCGCCTACATTCCAGGCATCGGTCACAACCTGCAAGAACACTCCGTGGTGTTGATTCGCGGCGGACGTGTTAAGGACTTGCCAGGGGTCCGCTACCACATCGTTCGCGGTACCTTAGACGCAGCTGGCGTGAAAGACCGCCGTCAGGGGCGTTCCAAGTACGGTGCCAAGCGTCCTAAGAAATAG